The genomic window TTGGTCCGGCCGGAGACGCTCGCCCGGCTGCACGCGAAGGTCATCGACATCCCGGCCCGCAAGGGCACCGCGCCCGGCACGCCCACCATCGGCGGCTACGCCATGGGCTGGGGCGAGGTGAACGTCCCGTTCAGCCGGGAGCCGCTCCTCCACCACGCCGGCTCCAACACCAAGAACCTCGCGCAGGTCTGGATCGACCCGAGGCGCGACCTGGCGATCGTGCTGATGACGAACCTCGGCGGCGACCGGGCCGACGACGCGCTGAAGAAGCTGGCGGCCGAGCTCTACGGCCGTTACGCCGGAAGTGCGGGAAGGCCCTGAGTGCTTCGCCACCCCTCGGAGTTCCGGTTCCATCGCCGGGAGGGCGAGGCTCCCGCCGAGCCCCCGCGCGGGGGCTCGGCGGGAGCCTCGCCCTCCCGAAGAACATGCCGTGACGGAGCATCGAGGCCCGTCTCGCGGACTTCCTTGCGTCTCCTGTAAGGAAGTCGGAGCCGGGCCGACCAATACTCTCGGAGGGGACGGACGGGCCCCCTGGAGGGACGCTCCGACGTGGGTGCCGAGGACCGGGAATCCCTGTTCACGCGGTGGCTGGACGGGCACGGGGGCGCCGTGCTGAAGGTGGCCCGCGCCTACACGCTCACGGCCGAGGACCGCCGGGACCTCGTCCAGGAGATCCTCCTCCGGGTCTGGACCTCCCTGCCGGGCTACCGCGGCGAGGCCGGCCTGTCCACCTGGTCGTACCGCGTGGCGCTGAACACGGCGCTGGACTGGCACGGCAAGGAGAAGCGGCGGCGGGGACGGCAGCGCCCGATCATCGAGGTCGAGGATCCGCCCGATCCGGGGCCGGACGGGCCCCGGCAGGCCGCCCGTCGCGAGCTCGTGGAGCGGCTCTACGCCGCGATCCGACGGCTCCCCCCGGCCGACGCGGCGCTCGTGCTGCTCTACCTGGATGACCTCAGCTATCGCGAGATGGCCGAGGTGCTGGGCATCTCCGAATCCAACGTGGGCGTGAAGCTGAACCGGGCGAGGAAGGCCCTGGGCGAACTCCTGAAGGAGGACTCACATGGACACAAATGACGCCAAGGAGGCGTGGCACGCGCAGCCGTCCCGCCCCCGCCTCGCGACGGACGCCGGCTCGGTCATCGAGGACGTCCGCCGGGACCAGCGGGCCTTCGCCGCCACGATCTTCTGGCGCGACGTCCGCGAGGTCGGCACGTGCGCCCTGATGGTCCCCCTGTGGATCGTCGTCGGGGCGAGGTCCGCCATGCCCTGGACGTGGTACCTGGCCGTGCCGGCGATGCTCTGGGTCGCCGGGTTCATGCTGGCCGACCGGCTGCGGCACCCGCGACGCCCGGTCGACTCGTCCGAGCCGCTCCGCCGCCACGTGGAGCGTTCCCTCGAGGAGGTCGAGCACCAGATCTGGATGCTCCGCAACGTGTTCTGGTGGTACCTGCTCCCCCTCGCCCTGGCGATGTTCGCGTTCGTGGGGCAGGTCGCATGGCGATTGCCGATGGGAGTCTGGCCGGCGGCCCTCTTCGGGCTCCTGGCGTCCGCCATCCTGTCAGGCACCCTGGCCGGCGTCTACTGGATCAACCAGCACGCGGTCCGGGCCGACCTGGAGCCGCGACGCAGGAAGCTGGACGCGCTGCGGGCGAGCCTCGCGGACGAGGAGCCCGCAGCAGGTTGATTGTGGGTATTCCCGCCCGGCGCGAGGCCCGGGCGGGCCGATCGGGGCTTCGGTCTCCGCCGCGATCAGACGGCGAGGACGCCCGCGCGGATCAGGTAGGCCAGGCGCTCGCGCTGCTCGGGCGAGAGCAGGGCGTGGATCTGGCCGAGATAGCGCACGAGGGCGTCGCGGAGCTGCGTCGCACTCCGGACGCGGCGGTCGCCCGCGCCGGTCGCCCTCGCCGCGTCGAACTCGGCGCCGGCCAGGGAGTCGGCGTAGTCGGCCATGGCGCGACGGTCATCGACCTCGGCCTGGGCCCGCTCGATCTTCAGGTCGTCGAGGAGCCTCGCGAACGCGGCGACCTGCTTCTCGTCCAGGCCCAGCTCGTTCGCCAGGAATCGCAGCGGCCGACGGACGCCGAAGCCCCCGCGGCCCTCGAACTGCTCCCGCTCCGGATGATGCCCGTGGCGTCCCATGAAATAGCCCCTGCGCTCGCGAGGGTCGTGGGGGGGAGGGGGCGGCGGCGGCACTTCGGGGTATTCGCCCCGATCGTGCTCATGAGGACGCGGCGGGGGAGGCGGAGGCCCGTGGTCGTGGCCATGCCCGGGGCCGAATTGGTGGTGGTGGCGGTGCATATGGCGCGCACGGCGCCGCATTTCGTC from Aquisphaera giovannonii includes these protein-coding regions:
- a CDS encoding RNA polymerase sigma factor, whose product is MGAEDRESLFTRWLDGHGGAVLKVARAYTLTAEDRRDLVQEILLRVWTSLPGYRGEAGLSTWSYRVALNTALDWHGKEKRRRGRQRPIIEVEDPPDPGPDGPRQAARRELVERLYAAIRRLPPADAALVLLYLDDLSYREMAEVLGISESNVGVKLNRARKALGELLKEDSHGHK
- a CDS encoding Spy/CpxP family protein refolding chaperone, with translation MGRHGHHPEREQFEGRGGFGVRRPLRFLANELGLDEKQVAAFARLLDDLKIERAQAEVDDRRAMADYADSLAGAEFDAARATGAGDRRVRSATQLRDALVRYLGQIHALLSPEQRERLAYLIRAGVLAV